A single window of Coffea eugenioides isolate CCC68of chromosome 7, Ceug_1.0, whole genome shotgun sequence DNA harbors:
- the LOC113778103 gene encoding regulation of nuclear pre-mRNA domain-containing protein 1B-like has translation MSDDDFNGQTLAEKLAKLNSSQQSIESLSRWCITHRKKAKQIVETWEKIFKSAPREQHVSFLYLANDILQNSRRKGSEFVNEFWKFLPAALKHVYEGGDENGKKAASRLVDIWEERKVFGSRGQSLKDEILGKNPTPTTASNGKSSNPIRVVKRDAQSLRIKLAVGGLPERIISAFHLVHEESVNEEAAFSKSKSAVSWFKELGKDIESSSHAGSLQGSELVEKMQEHENALRHCVTQLENFETTRLALVSQLNEALRDQESKLELIRNELEVARSQIEQTLCVKQKLVSSSYLASQSNAGSQLMEAARVAEANLPLTQLSSMPILPPTPPITFTSSKLNEEENKKAAAAAVVAKLAASTSSAQMLTSVLSSLVAEEVASMSNGLTSTGFSSSLPFGSPEKRPKLENPVRFSEVNHSDGSHAAFFASAQQTVSNMPVGAANGMQLMSQGNQLQATFPQPPPPPPPPPQSVTPGNSSATQLGQSAAMMIGVPYGYGSSNLPPPPLPPHMPMGFARPAPLPTQQPPPQQLQNQQSQQQQQQAAAGGYYRPPGIGFYAQGHQSATPPVPRQ, from the exons TGCATTACTCACCGGAAGAAAGCTAAACAAATTGTTGAAACAtgggaaaaaattttcaaatctgcACCTCGGGAGCAGCATGTTTCATTTCTATATTTGGCCAATGATATTCTGCAAAATAGTAGGCGCAAGGGCAGTGAGTTTGTAAATGAATTTTGGAAGTTCCTTCCTGCAGCTCTCAAACACGTCTATGAGGGTGGtgatgaaaatggaaagaaagcAGCCTCCAGGCTG GTTGACATttgggaagaaagaaaagtttttggatCTAGAGGTCAGAGTCTTAAAGATGAAATACTGGGAAAGAATCCTACTCCCACAACTGCCAGCAATGGAAAGAGCTCAAACCCTATCAGAGTCGTGAAGAGAGATGCTCAATCATTAAGAATT AAACTGGCTGTTGGGGGTTTGCCAGAAAGGATAATATCCGCATTCCATTTGGTCCATGAAGAAAGTGTCAATGAAGAAGCTGCTTTTAGCAAGTCCAAAAGTGCTGTTTCCTGGTTTAAAGAACTTGGAAAAGACATTGAAAGCTCTTCACATGCGG GAAGCCTGCAAGGTTCAGAGTTGGTAGAAAAGATGCAAGAACACGAGAATGCCCTTAGGCATTGTGTTACTCAActagaaaattttgaaactacTAGGCTTGCATTGGTTTCACAGCTTAATGAAGCACTTCGAGATCAA GAATCAAAGCTGGAGCTGATACGCAATGAATTGGAG GTGGCCCGCAGTCAGATAGAGCAAACTTTATGTGTAAAGCAGAAGCTGGTATCATCATCTTATCTGGCTTCCCAATCTAATGCTGGTAGCCAACTTATGGAGGCTGCAAGGGTTGCTGAAGCAAACTTGCCTTTGACCCAGTTATCAAGCATGCCTATCCTTCCGCCAACCCCTCCTATAACTTTTACTTCTTCAAAACTCAATGAAGAGGAGAATAAGAAGGCAGCAGCAGCTGCTGTCGTGGCAAAACTTGCTGCTTCCACATCCTCTGCACAGATGCTTACTTCTGTTCTTTCATCCCTTGTTGCAGAAGAGGTTGCCTCTATGAGTAATGGTTTAACTTCAACTGGATTCTCTTCTAGTTTACCTTTTGGATCCCCAGAGAAAAGGCCAAAGTTAGAGAACCCTGTGCGTTTTTCTGAGGTGAATCATTCTGATGGCAGTCATGCTGCATTCTTTGCTTCTGCACAGCAGACAGTAAGTAACATGCCGGTTGGTGCAGCCAATGGGATGCAGCTTATGTCCCAGGGAAACCAACTTCAGGCAACATTCCCACAACCCCCACCGCCGCCGCCGCCACCGCCCCAATCTGTAACTCCTGGAAATTCTTCTGCAACTCAGTTAGGCCAATCTGCTGCAATGATGATAGGGGTTCCCTATGGATATGGTTCAAGCAACCTTCCACCTCCACCTTTACCTCCACATATGCCAATGGGATTTGCTAGGCCAGCTCCTTTACCAACTCAGCAACCACCTCCTCAGCAGCTTCAGAACCAGCAGtctcagcagcagcagcagcaggcAGCTGCTGGTGGATATTATCGGCCTCCAGGTATTGGATTCTATGCCCAAGGTCATCAGTCAGCAACTCCACCTGTACCCCGGCAGTGA